The Mycobacterium avium subsp. avium genomic sequence CTCTTGCTGGGCCTGCGGCAGGCTGGTCGCCAGCAGGTCCAGGCCGACGCCCACCGCGACGCTGAGCAGCACAGCCACCGCGACGCCGGCGAACATCGGGCGCAGGGTCTGGCCGTTTCGCTTGAGGAAGGCGGCGACGATGCTCACGATCAGTGACGCCTCGAGGCCTTCACGCAGACCGATGAGAAACGTGCCGATGAATACGCCGAATACGCCCTGCATACGCCCGATTTCTGTCCCGCCGATCGGGACTTTCGGCTTAGCGTAGCCTAGCTAAACTCGCCAGGTCCTGCGGGCGCCGGGTCAGGCGGCCGACTGCGTCACGAAGTCGATGAGTTCTTCGACCCGGCTGATCAGCGCCGGCTCGAGGTCGTTCCAGTCACGCACCCGCGAACGGATGTGCCGCCACGCCCGGGCGATGTCGGCCTGATCGGCGTGCGGCAAACGCAACGCCCGGCACACGCCGTGCTTCCACTCCACGTGCCGGGGCACCTCCGGCCAGGCCGCCAGGCCCAGCCGCTGCGGTTTGACCGCCTGCCAGATGTCGACGTAGGGGTGGCCGACGACCAGCGTGTCGGTCCCACCCGGCCCCCGTCGCACCGCGTCGGCGATGCGCGCCTCCTTGGAACCGGGCACCAGGTGGTCGACGAGCACGCCGAGCCGCCGCCCCGGGCCGGGTGCAAACTCGGCGACGATGTCCACCAGATCGTCGACGCCGCCGAGTTGCTCGACGACGACGCCTTCGATCCGCAGGTCCTCCCCCCACACCTGCGCGATCAGTTCGGCGTCGTGACGGCCCTCGACGTAGATGCGGCTGGCGCGGGCAACCCGCGCTCGCGCGCCCGGCACGGCGACCGATCCGGACGCCGTCCTGGCCGCGGCGGCCGGCGCCGGCCGCCGCGGCGCCGTCAAGATGACCGGGCGGCCTTCGAGCAAAAACCCAGGGCCCAAAGGAAACCCACGCACATGACCGCGCCGGTCTTCCAGATCCACCCGACCGTATTCCACCCGCACCACCGCGCCGACGTAGCCGGTTTCCACGTCCTCGACCACCAGCCCCGGCTCGGCGGGATGCTCGGTCGAGCGGGGCTTGCGCCGACCCGGCGCAAGGACATCCGTTCCATAGCGATCCATCACGCGGCGATACTAGGAAGCGTTGCGGCCAAGCATCGTTACGGCGCGCCACCGTGTGCGAATCGTGACCGAGACCGGCGCCGCTGAAACCGTGCCGGGGCTGCCAGCACCGCCGGCGAGAAAAATGCGTTTAACTGTGTGGCGTTACCTGGCTGATCGCGTTGCCGATGGTACGTTGCTAGCCAGGTAAAGCACTGCCGCTTAAGCGCAACCGCGGCGGTTAGCGAGGTGGACGTATGGACCTGGCGCACTGGGTGACCAGCATTGTGGCTTTCGTGCGGGCCGGCTACCCCGCCGGCATGCCGGCCACCGGTCACGTGCCGTTGGTGGCGTTGGCGCACCGGCGTCTGTGCCACGACGACATCACCGCCATCGCAACCGATCTCATCGCCCGCCGACTGTGGCCGATCAGCTCCGTTGACATCGGGGTCGAGATCACCCGGTTCACCAATCAGCTGCCCTCACCGCAGGACGTCGACCTGGTGTTGCGCCGCGTTCACGCGATCCGCTGCTCGCGCGGATAGCCAATTGCCCGGCGGTCCACCGCCGTCACGGAGTTTCGGGCACCGGGCCGCCGCAGGCCTTCAAGTAGTCGGCGTAGTTCCAAGTCTGCAGAAACTGTTGGCCCGCTTGCCTTCCCCGTTCGTAGAGTGCTTCGCGTTGCTGTGCGGTGATGTCGAAGTCGATCGGGCTGACGTCCTCGGCAGGCACGAAGATGGTGCGCCGCACGGTGCACGGGTCGTCGATGTAGGCGTTGTCCTGGTTGCTGACCAGCGTCTCGATCGCCGCGATCCCCAACGACACCGGGCCGTGCACGGGATGGGTGGGCGGAATGCCCGGCCGGGCCGACAACCGGATCCCGAAGGTGGGCCACTGCGGTTGCCCGTCCGGCCGGTCGAACAACTCGACCGGAAAGTCCGACAGCAAGCCGCCGTCCACCCAGGTGGCACCGCCGACCCGAACCGGCTCGAACACATACGGAATCGCCGACGAGGCGTGCACCGCGCGGGCCACCGGGAAGTCGTCGGGGTCGATGCCGTACGAGCCGAGGTCCCAGGGGATGCGTACCAGCCGGCGCCGGGACAGGTCGCTGGCGGTCACCACGAGCGACCAGGCGAACTGCTCGGGCGCCTCGCCGGTGCGCAGATCGCCGAACGTCCGCACGCCCAGATCGCCGAGCAGACCGGCCAGCAACTGCTCCAGGTAAGCCCCGCGGTACACGCCGTCCGACGTCAACAGCGACAGTCCCCCGCCGATCACCGGCACGTGGCCGATCAGGTTGCGGTCCAAGAACTTCCGGTAGTCGATGGTGCGCATGATGTCGGTCAGCCGGCTCAGCGGCTCGCCGGCGGTTTGCAGGGCCGCCACCAGCGAGGCGACCACCGCGCCGGCGCTGCTGCCGGCCACCCGGGGAAACCGGTAGCCGGCCGCGGCCAGCGCATCCACCGCCCCGACCAGCCCGATGCCGCGGACGCCGCCGCCTTCGCACACCAGGTCGGCACGCACTGTGTTCACCATGACCCCCTTACCCCGATTCGCTGGCCGTTGCGCCCGAAGAAGTGCAGGTGCCCGGGTGCGGGATGCAGGCGCACCCTGCTGCCCTTCTCCGGGGGGTTGCGCCCGTCGACACGCGCGACGATCGGCGCGTCGATCACCTTGCCCGAACCGGTGATCCGGCCGTACAGGTAGGCGTCGGCACCCAACTCCTCGACCACGTCGACCTCCATCTCGACACCGAGGCCGCCCAGCTCGAAATGCTCGGGACGCACCCCGACGACGACTTCGCTTGCCGCGGCGGCGATCTCGCGTGGCAGTGCGATCGGCCAATCACCAAGTGACACAGCCGAATCCACTACCGGCAAGGTGAACAGATTCATCGCCGGCGATCCGATGAAGCCCGCCACGAAGACGTTGCTCGGATTGCGGTAGAGCTCGCGGGGCGGCGCGAACTGTTGCAGCACACCGTCGCGCAGCACGGCGACGCGGTCACCCATCGTCATCGCCTCCACTTGGTCGTGGGTGACGTAGACGGTGGTGGTGCCCAGCCGCCGCTGCAGCGCGGCGATCTGGTTGCGGGTCTGCACCCGCAGCTTGGCGTCGAGATTGGACAGCGGTTCATCCATCAGGAAGACCTGCGGCCGGCGCACGATCGCGCGACCCATCGCCACTCGCTGCCGCTGACCGCCGGACAGATCTTTGGGTTTGCGATCCAGATACGGTTGCAGGTCAAGCAGTTTCGCGGCGTCCAGCACCCGCTCGCGGATCTGCGCCTTGGGGGTCTTGGCGATCTTCATGGCGAACCCCATGTTCTGGGCCACCGTCATGTGCGGGTACAGCGCATAGTTCTGGAAGACCATCGCCACGTCTCGTTGCTTGGGGTCGACGTTGGTGACGTCCCGGTCACCGATCAGGATGCGTCCGGAGTCCACGGTTTCCAGCCCGGCCACCATCCGCAGTGAGGTGGTCTTGCCGCAGCCGGAGGGTCCGACCAGCACCACGAATTCACCGTCGCCGACAACGAGGTTCAGGTTGTCCAGGGCGGGCCGGTCCGCCCCCGGGTAACGCCGGGTCGCTTGCTGGAAAGTCACCGAAGCCATGCTCACCCGCCCATCCCGGTGACGGCGATGCCGCGGACGAACGAGCGTTGCGCGATCGCGTAGATGATGACCAGGGGCAGCATGATCAGCATCGAGGCTGCCATCAGAACCGGCCAGCGGGCAACGTATTCGCCCTTCATCCGGACCAGGCCCAGGGTCAGGGTGGCCAGGCTGCTGCGCTGAATCATCAACAGCGGCCACAGGAAGTCGTTCCAGACGTTGACCCAGGTGAGCACGGCGAGCACCATCACCGCCGGCCGGGCGTGCGGCAGCAGGATCCGCCAGTAGACCTGCCACGGTGTGCAACCGTCCAGGATCGCCGCTTCCTCCAGATCGGTGGGAAGGGTGCGGAAGAATTGCCGCATCAGGTAGGTGCCGAAAGCGCTGCCGAAGAACCCGGGCACGATCATCGCCCACGGGGTGTCGACCCACCCCAGCGTCCGCATGATCAGGAATTGCGGGATCACCGTCACCGTCAGCGGCACCATCAGCGTGCCCAGGTAGACCACGAACAGCGTGTTGCGGCCGCGGAAATCCAGTCGGGCGAAGGCGTATCCGGCCAGGGAACAGAAGAAGACATGCCCGGCGGTGACGCAGCCGGCGTACAGCACGGTGTTGACGAACATCCGCCCGATCGGCATCAACGCGAACACCTCGGTGTAGTTCGACCAGCGCGGGCGGGCCGGCACCAGCGTGGGCTCGCTGACCTCGCCCTCGGTTTTCAGCGATCCCGACACCGCCCACGCGATCGGGAACAGCGCGCACCAGGCGATGCCCAGCAGCGCGGCGTAGACGGTGGCGGCGCGGAGCACGGTGCGCTTGATGACGGCCTCACTTGAGCCCACGGGAAGTCTCCAAGGAACGTCGATGGCTGACCCGCAACTGCACCACGGTCAGCACCAGCAGGACCGCGAACATCACCCACGCCAGCGCGGAGGCGTATCCGAATTCCAGGAACGAGAAGGCATGCTGGAACAGCATGATGCCCAGCACGTAGGTCGCCGACTCGGGTCCGCCGCTGGGGCCGGTGAGCACGTAGACCATGTCGAATGCCTGGAATGCGTGGATGATCGAGATGATCACCACGAACGAGATCGACCCCCGGATCAGCGGCACGGTGATGGCGAAGAATTGCCGGATCTCGCCGGCGCCGTCGATCCTGGCCGCCTCGTACACCGTTTCCGGAACGCCCTGCATCGCCGCCAGCAGGACCACCGTGGCGAACGGGACGCTGCGCCACACGCTGACGATGCACAGCGACGCCATGGCCCAGCGGGGCTCGACCAGCCACGGCACCGGGCCCAGCCCGACCCAGCCGAGCATGATGTTCAGCAGCCCGTTGTCGGTGTTGAAGACGAATTGCCACACCACCGCCATCACCACCGAGGAGATGGCCAGCGGCAGAAAGACGATCGTCCGGAAAATGCCGATGCCCCTGA encodes the following:
- a CDS encoding DUF3097 family protein — translated: MMDRYGTDVLAPGRRKPRSTEHPAEPGLVVEDVETGYVGAVVRVEYGRVDLEDRRGHVRGFPLGPGFLLEGRPVILTAPRRPAPAAAARTASGSVAVPGARARVARASRIYVEGRHDAELIAQVWGEDLRIEGVVVEQLGGVDDLVDIVAEFAPGPGRRLGVLVDHLVPGSKEARIADAVRRGPGGTDTLVVGHPYVDIWQAVKPQRLGLAAWPEVPRHVEWKHGVCRALRLPHADQADIARAWRHIRSRVRDWNDLEPALISRVEELIDFVTQSAA
- a CDS encoding DUF3349 domain-containing protein, with the protein product MDLAHWVTSIVAFVRAGYPAGMPATGHVPLVALAHRRLCHDDITAIATDLIARRLWPISSVDIGVEITRFTNQLPSPQDVDLVLRRVHAIRCSRG
- a CDS encoding patatin-like phospholipase family protein — translated: MVNTVRADLVCEGGGVRGIGLVGAVDALAAAGYRFPRVAGSSAGAVVASLVAALQTAGEPLSRLTDIMRTIDYRKFLDRNLIGHVPVIGGGLSLLTSDGVYRGAYLEQLLAGLLGDLGVRTFGDLRTGEAPEQFAWSLVVTASDLSRRRLVRIPWDLGSYGIDPDDFPVARAVHASSAIPYVFEPVRVGGATWVDGGLLSDFPVELFDRPDGQPQWPTFGIRLSARPGIPPTHPVHGPVSLGIAAIETLVSNQDNAYIDDPCTVRRTIFVPAEDVSPIDFDITAQQREALYERGRQAGQQFLQTWNYADYLKACGGPVPETP
- a CDS encoding ABC transporter ATP-binding protein; amino-acid sequence: MASVTFQQATRRYPGADRPALDNLNLVVGDGEFVVLVGPSGCGKTTSLRMVAGLETVDSGRILIGDRDVTNVDPKQRDVAMVFQNYALYPHMTVAQNMGFAMKIAKTPKAQIRERVLDAAKLLDLQPYLDRKPKDLSGGQRQRVAMGRAIVRRPQVFLMDEPLSNLDAKLRVQTRNQIAALQRRLGTTTVYVTHDQVEAMTMGDRVAVLRDGVLQQFAPPRELYRNPSNVFVAGFIGSPAMNLFTLPVVDSAVSLGDWPIALPREIAAAASEVVVGVRPEHFELGGLGVEMEVDVVEELGADAYLYGRITGSGKVIDAPIVARVDGRNPPEKGSRVRLHPAPGHLHFFGRNGQRIGVRGSW
- a CDS encoding carbohydrate ABC transporter permease → MGSSEAVIKRTVLRAATVYAALLGIAWCALFPIAWAVSGSLKTEGEVSEPTLVPARPRWSNYTEVFALMPIGRMFVNTVLYAGCVTAGHVFFCSLAGYAFARLDFRGRNTLFVVYLGTLMVPLTVTVIPQFLIMRTLGWVDTPWAMIVPGFFGSAFGTYLMRQFFRTLPTDLEEAAILDGCTPWQVYWRILLPHARPAVMVLAVLTWVNVWNDFLWPLLMIQRSSLATLTLGLVRMKGEYVARWPVLMAASMLIMLPLVIIYAIAQRSFVRGIAVTGMGG